TTTTGAAGTCTTACTTACAAGTAATATTTCATCATCCTGTGCAACTGTAATAGCATCAACAACTGCACCTGCCTTTTCATCGGATTTCTTATAGCAAGTATAACCAGTAGCTCCTCTTTTAAGCTCAGTCACTCTAGATATTTCTAATCTCTTTCCATATCCATTCTCAGAAACAATTAAAAGATGGGAGCCTTGTTTTGCTGATAACGCCTTAATAAGCATATCACCCTCTCTTACTTTCATACCAGACACACCCTGAGTCCCTCTGTGTGTAAGCCTAATATCATTTGAATTAAATGCAAAAGCATTGCCCTTCTTAGAAATACAAATAATTTTATCATTCTTAGAAACAATCTCAGCACTTGTAACAAAATCCTTATCATCCAGTTTAATGACAATAACACCTCTTGATTTAACTGTTTTAAAGCCCTCTGTTTCAATACGAGCTATTTTCCCATTTGCTGTTGTTATTAATAAGTAATTATCCAGAGATAACTCATTGCAATTTTTAATAGCCAATATCTCTTCTGTTTCTCCCAAATTAATAAGCTCACGAATATTTTGTCCCTTTGAAGTTCTAGAAGAATCCTTAATTCCATAAGCATTAATTACATAAAGCTTCCCTTCATTTGAAATCATAAGTAAAAAGTCATGGGTATTTACACATAAAGCAATATTAACTTGATCTTTATCTTGTAAGTCAAAAGAACCAAGGCCCTTCCCACCTATACCTTGAAGTTTATACTCATCTTGTAAGATTCTTTTAATGAAACCCTGCTTTGTAAGAATAACAATAACATTTTCCCTCTGCATTAAATCTGACATACTAGTTTTTAAAACCTCCTCATCATAAATTATTTTTGTTCGGCGCTCATCGCCAAATTTTAAACTTAAATTAATAATCTCTTCCCTTACAATATTAACAACTCGCTCTGGACTGACAAGAATATCTTCATAATCTTTTATTAAATCCAAAACAATTTTAAACTCTTCTTCAAGTTTCTCTATCTCAAGAGATGTTAATTTCTGTAACTTCATATCCAATATAGAATTAGCTTGAATTTCTGATAAATTAAATTCCTTAATAATACATTCTTTAGCATCTTTTACAAGTCTAGAAAATCTTATTATTTCTATTACCCTATCAATATGTCTTAAGGAAATATTTAATCCTTCAAGAATATGAGCCTTGTCTCTTGCCTTTTTTAAGTCAAACTCTACCCGCCTTCTAACAATTTCCTTTCTATGATCAATAAATTCAGATATAAGTTCTTTTAAATTTAATTGTTTTGGAATACCATTAACAAGAGCCAAGTTATTTATGCTAAAATTTTTCCTCAGTTCAGTATATTCATAAAGCAAATTCATAACAACATGAGGATCAAAACCTTTTTTAATTTCAAGAACAATTCTAATACCTTCACGGTCAGATTCATCCCTTATATCAGATATACCTTCAAGCTTTTCTTCTTTTATTAAGAATGCAATTTTCATAAGCAAGGAAGATTTGTTAACAGCATAAGGTATTTGTGTAATTATAATAGCAATATGATCTTCTCTCTTTTCTTCAATATGATACCGAGATCGAATAACAACACTGCCCTTCCCTGTCGTATAAGCCTTAACTAAACTCTCATTATAAATAATTTCAGCATAAGTAGGAAAATCTGGTCCTTTAACTATTGCAATTAAATCATACACAGAAACACTATCATGATTTAACATATAAACTATGGCGTCACAAATTTCTCTCAAATTATGCGGAGCCATATTTGTTGCCATTCCAACAGCAATTCCACTAGAACCGTTAACCAAGAGAAATGGAAAAGCAGCTGGTAAAACTTCAGGCTCAAGCAAAGAATCATCATAATTGGCTCTAAAATCAACAGTTTGCCTATCGATATCTTTAACAAGCTCTTCAGCTATTTTTGCCATTCGAGCTTCAGTATACCTCATAGCAGCAGGAGGGTCTCCATCAATAGAACCAAAATTTCCCTGTCCGCTTACTATAGGATATCTTAACGAAAAATCCTGTGCAAGTCTTACAAGTGCTTCATAAATTGACTGATCACCATGAGGATGATATTTACCAAGAACATCTCCAACAATTCTTCCAGCCTTCTTAAATGCTTTATCAGCCCTAAGTCCCATTTCATGCATTGAATAAAGGATTCTTCTGTGAACAGGTTTAAGACCATCTCTCACATCAGGAAGGGCTCTTGAAACAATAACAGACATTGCATAATTTAAATACGAGGTTTTAACTTCATCTTCTATTTTTATATTTAATATTTGCTCTTTATCTTCTTCAATTGCCATTAATGCTCCAATCACACATCAAGATTTACTACATCAAGCGCATTCTGCTCAATAAATTCTCTTCTAGGCTCAACATCATCTCCCATAAGAGTAACAAAAATATTCTCAGCCTGTATAGCATCATCTATCTCTATTAATTTCATTTTTCTAGTAGCAGGATTCATAGTGGTTTCCCAAAGTTGTGTAGGATTCATTTCTCCAAGCCCCTTATACCTTTGAAGACTAATTTTATCCCTTTTGCCAGTCTCGATAGAGCTTAAAAAAACTTCCTTTTCCGAATCATCATAAAAATAATGAACACTATTTTCATACTTAATTTTATAAAGAGGTGGCATAGCTATATATACATGTCCATTATCAATTAACTCCCTCATGTAACGAAAGAAAAAAGTAAGAAGCAATGTTCGAATATGAGACCCATCAACATCGGCATCAGCCATAATAATAATTTTATGATAACGAAGTTTTTCAATATAAAAATTCTTTCCAACTCCAGCACCAAGAGATGCAATTATTGGAATAAGCTTATCATTTGTAATAACCTTATCTTCCCGTGTTTTTTCAACATTAAGCATTTTACCCCACAATGGCAAGATAGCTTGATAAAACCTATCTCTTCCCATTTTTGCACTTCCTCCTGCAGAATCTCCTTCCACAATATAAATTTCCCTTTCAACCGGGTTTTTAGATGCACAATCTGCCAATTTGCCAGGCAATGCCAAGCTTTCAAATGCACTTTTTTTTCTCTCAGACTCTCTTGCCTTTCTTGCAGCCTCACGAGCACGAGCAGCTCTTATTGCCTTATTAAGAATAATATCTACCTCTAAAAGATTATTACCAATAACTTTCAAAAGCTCATTATGTACAATAGTTTCAACAATTTTTTTTATATAAGAATTTCCCAATTTCCCTTTAGTTTGACCTTCAAATTGAGGTTCTGGAACCTTAATAGAAATTACCGCTGTTAAACCCTCCTTAAAATCATCTAATGTAAGATTTGGAACATCTTTTTTGCTTATCTTTGAATCCTTAAAAGCTTCACTCATTGCCTTTAAGAAGCCACTCTTAAAACCAGCAACATGAGTTCCTCCTTCTCTAGTATTAATATTGTTTACAAACGATAAAATATTATCAGAATACCCTTCAGTCCACTTAAGTCCAACACTAACAATAACATCATCATAAGTTCCTTCAATAAAATAGGGCTCACTTTGAATATTTTTGCTATTATTTGTTATAAAATCTACAAAAGCTTTTATTCCACCTTCAAAATAAAATTCTAAAAATCTCTCTTTTCCCAATCTCTTATCTTCAATTGAAATTCGTATCTTATCATTTAAAAATGCAAGTTCCCTTAATCTCTTTGATAAAGTTTCAAAATCATACTCTAAGGTTTCAAAAATCTCAGAATCAGCTAAAAAAGTAACTTTAGTACCCCTATTAGAACTTACCCCAACAATCTCAACCTCAGATGTTGGAATACCCCTGGAATAAGTCTGCTTAAAAAAATTTCCATCCCTGCTCACAACAACTTCTAAAAAAGATGATAAAGCATTAACAACCGAAATCCCAACCCCATGAAGGCCACCAGAAACCTTATAAGTACCTTTATTAAATTTTCCTCCAGAATGTAGCTTAGTCAAAACAAGTTCAAGAGCACTAATTCCTTCCTCTTCATGAATATCTGTAGGAATTCCTCTACCATTATCATTGACTGTTACAGAATTATCTGAATTTATAACAACTTCTATTTTATCGCAAAAACCCGCTAAAGCCTCGTCAATACTATTGTCAACCACTTCATAAACCAAGTGATGCAATCCATTAATTGAAACGGATCCAATATACATACCAGGCCTTTTTCTAACAGCTTCAAGGCCCTTTAACACTTGAATATTACTAGCAACATAACTCATAAACCTTCCACACAATTAATCATAATATAGATATAAGCAAATTTTACATTAAAAACAATATAATATCTATTAAATAACACAAATTACAAGACACATTCAACTTGACTTAAAACCAATAAAATTTCAAGACCCACAAATAGTTAAGATAATGTTCCAGTTCATTATTATACTATATACTTATACATACACAATACTAATAATCAAAAAGATATAATGATAAAAAGCCAAAATTGACGAGGATAAAATATGCAAGAGGGAAAAAACATATGGAGCTTAATTTTAGCAGCAATAAGGAAAGAACTTTCTGAAGAAGAATTTTACATATGGTTTGAAAATTTATATTTCATAGATGCAACTGATGAGAGTATAAAAATATCTGCTCCAAATTCTTTTCATAAAAACCAAGTAGAAAAAAGATTTTCCAAAAGAATAAAAGAAATTCTCACTGAAAAAGGCCATAATACGATTAATGTTGAATTTATAAATCCACCAAAAGAACCTAAGACTCATAGCATGGAATTAAAAAATACTTCACTCAAAGACATTTCCATACAACAAGATTCACCCGAAAAAAGAACAATACTTAACACTCATACAAAGAACATAATAGAGCATACAAAACACTACGTTATAAAAGAAGACATTCATACAAAATATAGAAATCCTTTTCTTAAAAAGAAATACACATTTGAAAACTTCATTATAGGTCCAAATAATAAACTTGCATATAATGCAAGCTTATCAATCGCAAAAAATCCTGGTAAAAAATACAATCCATGTCTAATTTATGGTGGAGTTGGTCTTGGCAAAACACATTTACTCCAAAGTATAGGAAACAAAACAGAAGAATTACATAAAGAATTTAAAATACTTTACGTAACTGCTGAAAATTTTTTAAATGAATTTGTAGAAAGTATAAAAACAAATGAAACAAAAAGATTTAAGAAAAAATACCGACACCTAGATATGTTATTAATAGATGATATTCATGATTTACAAAAAAAAGAAGGTATACAAGAAGAGCTTTTTCACACTTTCAATGCTCTTTATGAAGACAATAAACAAATGGTATTTACATGCGATAGACAACCCTCAGAACTCATCAATTTTACAGATAGATTAAAAAGCAGATTTACAAGGGGACTCAATGTCGACATATCAAAACCAAACTTTGAATTAAGAGTGGCAATTATAGAAAAAAAAGCAGAAGAAGATGGAATAAAAGTTCCAAAAAACATCCTCAACTTAGTTGCTAAAAAAGTTACAACAAATATAAGAGATCTTGAAGCTGCTGTAACAAAATTAAAAGCTCACATAGACCTTGAAGATATAGAAATCGACACTAGCATAGTAGACAAAATAATTAAAGAGATAATAGCTTATGAAAACGATAAAACAAATACAAATAACACAATTAATATTGAAAGTATAAAAAAAGTTATCTTAAGGGAATTAAAACTTACAAATAAAGACATTGAAGGCAACAGCAAAAAACCTGAAATCACAAAAGCAAGACACATTTATGCTTATCTTCTGAGGAATTTTACAGAGCTTTCAACAATTGAAATAGGTAAAATCATCGGAGGAAAAACCCATTCAACAGTGCTTTATTCGATAAATAAGATAGATAAAGAGAGAAACAATGACCTAGAAATTAACAATTTAATCATAGAACTTATGAACAAAATCAACAAAAACTAGCAAAATATATAAAATTCAAAATAT
This portion of the Borrelia turicatae 91E135 genome encodes:
- the gyrA gene encoding DNA topoisomerase (ATP-hydrolyzing) subunit A, coding for MAIEEDKEQILNIKIEDEVKTSYLNYAMSVIVSRALPDVRDGLKPVHRRILYSMHEMGLRADKAFKKAGRIVGDVLGKYHPHGDQSIYEALVRLAQDFSLRYPIVSGQGNFGSIDGDPPAAMRYTEARMAKIAEELVKDIDRQTVDFRANYDDSLLEPEVLPAAFPFLLVNGSSGIAVGMATNMAPHNLREICDAIVYMLNHDSVSVYDLIAIVKGPDFPTYAEIIYNESLVKAYTTGKGSVVIRSRYHIEEKREDHIAIIITQIPYAVNKSSLLMKIAFLIKEEKLEGISDIRDESDREGIRIVLEIKKGFDPHVVMNLLYEYTELRKNFSINNLALVNGIPKQLNLKELISEFIDHRKEIVRRRVEFDLKKARDKAHILEGLNISLRHIDRVIEIIRFSRLVKDAKECIIKEFNLSEIQANSILDMKLQKLTSLEIEKLEEEFKIVLDLIKDYEDILVSPERVVNIVREEIINLSLKFGDERRTKIIYDEEVLKTSMSDLMQRENVIVILTKQGFIKRILQDEYKLQGIGGKGLGSFDLQDKDQVNIALCVNTHDFLLMISNEGKLYVINAYGIKDSSRTSKGQNIRELINLGETEEILAIKNCNELSLDNYLLITTANGKIARIETEGFKTVKSRGVIVIKLDDKDFVTSAEIVSKNDKIICISKKGNAFAFNSNDIRLTHRGTQGVSGMKVREGDMLIKALSAKQGSHLLIVSENGYGKRLEISRVTELKRGATGYTCYKKSDEKAGAVVDAITVAQDDEILLVSKTSKVLRTLVDKISEQGKDARGMQVLSLDEDKLMSVSKFIK
- the gyrB gene encoding DNA topoisomerase (ATP-hydrolyzing) subunit B encodes the protein MSYVASNIQVLKGLEAVRKRPGMYIGSVSINGLHHLVYEVVDNSIDEALAGFCDKIEVVINSDNSVTVNDNGRGIPTDIHEEEGISALELVLTKLHSGGKFNKGTYKVSGGLHGVGISVVNALSSFLEVVVSRDGNFFKQTYSRGIPTSEVEIVGVSSNRGTKVTFLADSEIFETLEYDFETLSKRLRELAFLNDKIRISIEDKRLGKERFLEFYFEGGIKAFVDFITNNSKNIQSEPYFIEGTYDDVIVSVGLKWTEGYSDNILSFVNNINTREGGTHVAGFKSGFLKAMSEAFKDSKISKKDVPNLTLDDFKEGLTAVISIKVPEPQFEGQTKGKLGNSYIKKIVETIVHNELLKVIGNNLLEVDIILNKAIRAARAREAARKARESERKKSAFESLALPGKLADCASKNPVEREIYIVEGDSAGGSAKMGRDRFYQAILPLWGKMLNVEKTREDKVITNDKLIPIIASLGAGVGKNFYIEKLRYHKIIIMADADVDGSHIRTLLLTFFFRYMRELIDNGHVYIAMPPLYKIKYENSVHYFYDDSEKEVFLSSIETGKRDKISLQRYKGLGEMNPTQLWETTMNPATRKMKLIEIDDAIQAENIFVTLMGDDVEPRREFIEQNALDVVNLDV
- the dnaA gene encoding chromosomal replication initiator protein DnaA, producing MQEGKNIWSLILAAIRKELSEEEFYIWFENLYFIDATDESIKISAPNSFHKNQVEKRFSKRIKEILTEKGHNTINVEFINPPKEPKTHSMELKNTSLKDISIQQDSPEKRTILNTHTKNIIEHTKHYVIKEDIHTKYRNPFLKKKYTFENFIIGPNNKLAYNASLSIAKNPGKKYNPCLIYGGVGLGKTHLLQSIGNKTEELHKEFKILYVTAENFLNEFVESIKTNETKRFKKKYRHLDMLLIDDIHDLQKKEGIQEELFHTFNALYEDNKQMVFTCDRQPSELINFTDRLKSRFTRGLNVDISKPNFELRVAIIEKKAEEDGIKVPKNILNLVAKKVTTNIRDLEAAVTKLKAHIDLEDIEIDTSIVDKIIKEIIAYENDKTNTNNTINIESIKKVILRELKLTNKDIEGNSKKPEITKARHIYAYLLRNFTELSTIEIGKIIGGKTHSTVLYSINKIDKERNNDLEINNLIIELMNKINKN